The genomic stretch TCGGGGTTGGCTGGATTCAACTTGGAGCTGCCTGGCCCAGCGGCGACTCCAACGACAACGGCCCTTCTTTTTGCAGGCTTTCGTAAAAGAATACAACGAGCTGTCGTTCTTGTCTCTTTGAAAAGTCCCGGGGGCTCCGCTCGAGCGGACATGTTCGGACATTAGCAGCAGGAGAATCTCTCACCAAAACAGCAACAAAGGTCAAACGCGACTTCGGCGATGCGCGGAGCTTTTTTGGAGCCTCGTCTAGCAGATGATAAGAGCGGGAGAATTGTCAATAATTGCAGAATGTCAGACCATTCGGCAACGGAGACACAAGCCTGCAACCCCTCAACCCAGCATGGGCCATGGCCCGGCCATACGAGAGATTCTCGACCTCTTCCGGCCGCCTTTCGATTTTGACTGTTCCCGTTCACCACGTCACATCCATCAAATTTCACAACCTGCCAGTCGCCCAGTTACAAAATTGGCCTTGCCGTTGAGCCGCCccggggagatgggggttttAGCGGCCGGGGGATGTTGGTCAGGACCCAAAACGCAACCTCCCCCGCATTCCCCTCATGAGTGAAGTGGCTAGCCAGCCTTGACCGAGAGCTGTTTTCTCCAATCGATCGCCGTGCCGTGTGGGCAGCAGCGCGGGCGGCTGAACCATTACGCGGGACAGACACCACAATGTGTCAGCAAAGCAGTCAAGCCAGTGAGAAGTTGTTGATGAGTGCTACGAAACGAAACGAAACGAGCGAACATgggcagcaccaccaaccacgTTCACgatcctttttttttttttttttttttttttttttttttcatttttccCCTTCTCGCTCGCTTGGGCCGTGGGGGTCAAGGCAAGCAAGCTTACAGCGGTTGCATCAGGATCAACATCAATAGCACAGGTCTCCAGCAAGCAGAAAGCGGCTAAATTGGTGTCAGGCTGATTAGCTTTGCGAATTTCTGTCCACGTTTGTGGAAGTTCGAAACAGCGCAACTGGGGAACCGAAGCCGCGTTCGTTATAGACCACCTTGctggcctcctccccccttcccgacTTCTTCCAGGAGTTGGACAGGCATccgtggtgttttgggttgCTGGGACGCTGACTCTGGCAAGCAGAATCCAACATCCACTTCCCGTGAGCAAGAAATGCAGGTACCTACGCAAGGAACAAGGCGAAGACGAAGCGCTGGCCCAAGAAGGAAATTGGTCTGACCCATGCCGGGATATGATTCGCCAATCgaactttttttctctctcttcggCTTTTGTCTGGGACCCACGTTTCCGTCCGGGCTCCGCTCCGCGACCCTTCCATTTCGCTGGTTTTGCTATGATGGGAGACAAAGGGCAAGCTGTGTGTGCTCGGGGCAGCAGCTGGCTTTTGGTTCACCAGCCGCAGCGTAACATGAcggacgatgaggacgacACTGCAACACGCCCGGCGGTGCCCGGCCTCTTTTCTGCAACGCAATAGTGAGGCACAGGCCGGTATTTTGACAGGCTAAGATAGGGTCCgggtgatgaagatgccGGCTACGATTGCTTGCTTCCTTGCTTCTGCGGTGTATTAGACAAGGCAAGGTGCAGTTTGAACgggcgacggcggcgagaTGCCGGTGCAGCCGCACAGCATTAGTAGCACCTGTCAAAGCAGGCTGGTGTGGGCCGGTGTGATATACTGCCTGCTGCGTATGGTTCCAGTGTTTTCGATGATCAAGATCGGTACCTTTCAATCTATCTGGTACTGCGTGGGATGCACGCAGGGTCTATCGTCTAGGATGCCTCGGCATATCACGTTTATTAGAACGTCTGAAAGCTCGAGCTAACGGTTTCGTGCGAGGCGAGGGGTTGAATATCCGGCCAACTTGAGGGCATGAGAAGGCTACTGGAAGTATATTGCCTTTCGGTTAGCCTTTCGCAGCGGAGGCATCTCAGCATTGATATCAAATTATTGCTCGTCAAGGGCCTCGGTCCGGGGGCTGAAGAGAGAGTCGAAGAAGGAGCATCACAGCCAAGCATGCTGTGGTCTTTCGTTCTATACAAGATACGTACGTTGTACATGTCTGTGTAACTTGGTGTAGCTTCTCAGACACACTGTATCACGGCTGGGCACGGATGGGGGAATCGCGTGGCTAGAGATGATTTGCCTCAATCAGTGTATGGCAAGCCAGACTTCTGGTCTTAGGAGGAGGTACCGCACTTCTGCCCCCTATACCAAGCCCGTTGTGCTGGTCGGCTGCCGGGACTTACACCTTTGATATCACCACCCAAGAGCATACACAAGGTAACTACCCACAGCCAAGGAACGACACGCGGATCTTGGAGTTGTTGTCAAACTGGAACTGCCGGTGACGCTACAcaggccatcatcacctttcCGTCTGGGCGCCGGCACCATGGTTCATACACATCCATCATTGTCGTCGGAATTCCCTCGAGTCTGACGGTCTTGTATTACACATCTTTTACTATCTGTTACaccttctcttttcttcctcttcctgcaTAAGGTATCTCACTCAGCCAGCTTTCTTTTTGCGCCTCTGTATCACCTTGCCCAGACGACCGCGTAACCCACGACGAGATGTCTCATGGGACACATCGTATATTAAAACACACCCACGAAATCAACAATTTAGGTCAGCTGGTCAACGTATATCACTTCTTGGCGATGGGCAACGTCTTCTTGGCTGTCTGAGGCAAATATCGAGCATCgtgaggaggcgggaggggggggggggttgaaacTGGCATGGTTTGAGTTCATGATTGTGGAGACAAACTTTCAAGCCACCATAAGCACCGGGCCGATTCTTGAAGAAACCCGTTGTTTTCGGAACCCCATCCATGACCCAGGTCTGTGGTTCGTGTTGTTTTTGTCATCAGAAATGCCGGCTTGATATAACTTGGCATTCCTGAGGTTTTTTGGGGTCTAAAAGTAAGTGATCTTCACAATCCCAAGGTGAGGTtctggtgatgttgacaacaacgacgacaacattGACGATActcacgaccaccaccaccaccaaccattTGATCAAATGCACAAAACCGGCCAAGCTTCCCTTTCCGGCTAATAGCCTACCTAGACTATAACTAACCCACATTATCTAATGTAGCTTGTGCATAAGGTACCACTGGTACCTGCAGTGGCGTGAGGAGTTGAGGTCCttccggcgccggcggcaTGCCACTTTCACCCACTTCACACGAAAAAAGGTAACGACAGCATTTCTGTACTAATGATGTACGGGGGCGGCAGCAGAGAGGTAGTATCTGACTCCACAAAAGGGGGCCGCATCGAAGCGCGCTGCAAGGCCGGTTTCCTGTGGTCAGGACTCAGGAAGCAGTTCATCCGTCAGTGGTCACGCTGTGAGCGCCGTACCTTACTTACATCAGCGCTGGCGctggtgtttgtttgtttgtttgtcgcggggagaaaaggaaaagaaggcggATCCCATAGATGGGTACCTAGCGATATCAGGATTCCCACTTATGGGGTTTTTGGATGGATAGTGGATATGAGAAGCACCCACCGATCGACCGACCGACCGgacaagagagaaaagaagcggTGATGTGTTGTCACTTTCTGTCGGTCGTTGTCTTGGGGACACTCAGAACAGGTTGGCGGGCGGGATGGAGTCAAAAAATGAGAGCAAGTTTTCAAATGAGCGGTGGACAACAAATCGCATAACTCTCTAGCTTAGCTGTACCGTACTTTGTTTGTTTGATGGCTGACCGGTCCCACACGAGGGCCGGACTTCCCAATGCCGGATCGGACCGGATACTGACACCATCGAAGCTTCGATTAGCACCGGCGGTTATTATGGTCAGCTTCAATGTTTTGCCGGTTTGGGTTTTCCTGAGGATGAGTTTTGGTGCGTGAATGGGGTAGGTTATGGGGTTTAATGGAGTGCAGTTGACTGACTCCATAGATACTGGACAAAAAGGTGGGGGTTAGGAATTTTAGCTGCTAATAAGCGGTCTGGAGATGGGGTGAGGGTATGTTCTGATgcagtgggtggtggttttggtgacATGAGGGTAGTGATGTGTGCTCCGTAATAGGGGTGAGTGTTGTTGTGGTCTGGTGGCAGTATCTCCGGTGTTAGGTTGTTTGGGAGTCATAAAGGGCTGAGTCACTACCGTCAGGACGATGATTTGACTTTGCTCGTTTAGTTTGGGCGAGTCTCTGCCTCGTGAGGAATATTAGTGCTCTCGCCTACTGCTTATAGCTTTATATAATACCAGGTAGATAGATGGTCGACTCATAACtactatatatttttataaagtaCATGTAGGTTCAGTTAGACCCAATCAACCTAGATTTACATATACTACGTCGAGCCCCCGAGTCTTTAGCACCGGATGTGATAGAGATGGCCATTACGACGGCATGGGGTTGCCAACATATCTAATCCAGCATACAAAGTTATAAGCCATTACTAAACTTACCGAGGCGAAATTCAAGACAGAGACAGCCGTCTGTCTATATTCACGTGTAATTTCACATCTGCGATAGCCTAGCCTGGTATACATTATGCTCCAAGAGGGAGTCAAGACACTCCTCTCTTAACTTAAAGATAGTAAGAAAGTTCCTTATCTAACTCGACACTCTACAACCGTGACCAGCTTCCGACTTTCTTTTCAGGTCATTTTAACCGTCTTTGAAGGTCCATCAACCATGTTTAAGGCCTTCTACTTATCCTCTAAGGCCATTTAACTATCTTTGAAAGCCTCTCAATCACTCTTAAACGCCTATATCAGGTATTCAAGGCCttttaactatctttaagGCCTCTGAACCATATGTaatggtttggggtgcggccacaggcctgagggtttgagtaaggaagtggggctctcggaggattcggaggttcaggggtcatgtatataagcggtctgcttcggacattctgttttagacagatcatcgacttttatttcttcatatttttgtgccttgcacgcgtgcaggcaattctggccctctgatcaggccgatcaggtgcttattatgtggtctgcgagcccatagagtcttttctttgtcctacgtggagtgcggcctgcgagcgagctactgtcacggaggtgcgctcattcatacaccctgttgagggtatatttgtggtgttgtggttggtttgtgtgttttctcactaTTTCAGTAAACGTCTCTTGACTATCCTTCATAGGCCCCCAACTATCCTAGAAGGCCTGCTAGCTATCTTTAAGGGGCTCTTAACTGTCTTCGAAGGCATCCTAACTATCCTTAAAGGACTCTTGACTATACTTGAAGGATGTTAATTCTGTCTGCGGCGTGGGCCTATGAGGTAACATTGTAATGTGTTGGGAAATGAAGTCGAGGCTGGCATTGAAGCCCAAGTCATAGTAAGATGACTTAGGTGGCTGGAAGTTATTATCTTCAGTAACTATTCACGCCTGCAACAAATCTTCAATGGCGATGATTTGGTTAACTTCTCTCTATTATCTGTCCATAGCGTGAGACCCTCCACCCATAACTCAGAAACACATTCTAGGTCATCAAATCACGCTTCATAATAATGCAAGGGAGCTTCTCAGCCTGTATCaataagtatttaatattGCATTGCATACATTTACCCCAACTTCTCTACACAATTATACCCATCCCTGCTACACCATCTTCTTGACTCCCGTCCCTTCTCACTCCATAATAACCAAATGCTTGCTTGCTCCCAAAATTAACAACAAATGCAAATGCCCCCAAAAACAGAACCGTCCCGTCTAAATCTAAATCTAAAGCTCGTCCAtatcctcgtcttcatcttcatccccatctccctcttccatcTTAGGCAGCTCCTCATACGGCAAGGTGTACTCTCCCAGCAACTCAAAATCCACCTCCCGCTCCAACTCCCGCTTGGTATGCTCAGGCAAAGAGTTCAAGTTAAGAACATCCCTGCTCATATTCCGAAGATGCACCTCTCCAAGCCCCGGCTGCTCCCTGATCGGCTTCAGGGACAGGTGGTGTATCCTAGATGAGCTCCCACGGGATGTCGccttctcttcttgttgatTGCAGAGCCATTGTCCCAACAACGGCGCGTTGGGGTCGCCATTCAAATGTGCCTCAGCGCAGAACAACCCCGTGGACGAGTAGTTTGGGCCTTGCACCGCCCCAATAGTACGCTTAGGGTGCATAATTAGCTGTCCCGACGCCAGATAAGCCCTGGCGATTGCCCAGGGCGTCTCAACCTCGGGCGGCGGGAGCGCCCGACCTTCGGCATCCTGAGCCGGGGGCTCGGGCTCTGGGTGAGGAATTATTTGATGCGGGCGTTCAACTTCCCGCATCATGCCGTTGGGCAGTTTGATTTTGTCTTTCGGTTTCGGGTTATCGTCCTCCTCGTAGACTGATAGGACAAACACTCGACCACTTGCGTCGCCAACGACCAGTCTTGACTTGTCTGGAGAAAATACGCCGCAAGCTATAGGCGCTGGTGCTTCAAGCAGTAATCTCACAAGTGGTTTATCGAAAGACCTTATGTCCCACACTTTGACCACACCATCCGACGAGCCGGTGTAGAAGCGGTCAGGTGAAGTGCCCCAAGCCGTGAACTTCACGCCCACATCGTATTTCTCCCGATCACCCTCACACTCATCGATTGGCTGGCCATGCTCTAGTAAGTGAACGAGACCACGGCCGGGAGCAGTATCCCAAACGTACACCTTGCCGTTGGTGCACCCAGCGGTGACGTAACAATAGGCTGGGCTATTTGGCATAATCGTCAGCTCATTGATATCCAGAGCCGGGCAGTCCAGCACCTTGATAGCTGAGAATTGGGCGGTCCCATCTTCAGCGGGATCGGTGGGCCGAAAAATTCGAATTTGTGTCTTCGTCTTGGGCTCCAGATCCAAGCCCGAGGGCGACGTGGCTGCAATGAAAGATGCTTGGCTTGGATGCCATAGCACCTCAAAGATGTTGGACTTCTCCGCTGATAAGATGTTGAGCCTTTTGCCCGTAAGGCCATCCCACAAACAAAGCTCGCCCGAGTTTTTCCGGTCCTCGGGGATGTCGAGGTCATCTCCGGTTCGACTACGCGGAGAATACCCAACCAGGAGCAAATGCTGAACCTCCTCGCAAATACCCCATTGCATAGTTGCCGGATAGTATGCCCATTTTTCCGTCGGTACTAAGTTTCCTCTCTCGTCCGTAACGCGGGAGCAATAAAGCCTACCAAAAGGGCTTCCAGAGATATCCTCCTCGTTGATCTTGTACACTCTCACTGCACCCGCAGCAACATCCGCAGCAGTCGCCACCATGCCGGAGCTGTGCTTGGAGGCAATGACAAAATTCACGTTGCCTTCATGCTTCCACTCCCCTAACAGACTCATCGAAGCGCCTGATGGTTCCGCCCTCCAGACTTTCACACAACAATCAAAACCAGAAGTGTAAGCCCTGTCATGAATGGCGTCGTATGCAGAAGACACCACGGAAGAGTAGAGCCAAGGATCTTGGCTCCGTCTCATAGCATCTGTTGAATTCTCGCCCCTCTCAACGATCGGCCGGACAATTCGATGGTCGGGATAGGCTCTGATAGTCTTCAAGCTACAAGAGCCCAGGACCAAGTTGCCGGGTTTGTTGTACTGCTGGTTGTGGGAGTCAGAGTGTTCGGTTGTCCCACAGATGAAGCCATCATCTGATATCCAGACAATCGTGATGATATCCCCGGCACCGCCTGCCCACTCGGCTCGAAGAGCCAGCTCATCTTCGCGGCATTTTCGAATTTCGTTGTCCAAGTTCTGTGGCCTTCTCATTGACCCATAACCACGAGACCCCATGATTTCCCTGGCAAATAGCAGGGACGAAATCTTGCTTTCCCGCAAAAACTTCCCTTGTCGATTAGCCTCGTCCTTGCGCAGGATGATCGACGCAGGGCGGTCGTTGAGTTGTCTGTTTTTGAGATCCTTTAGAAAGTTTTCGAGatcctccttttccctgcCTGGAAACAGCATCCTTCGATTAGGGTCAGCTTCCCATGCGCCTAGAACGCTCGACAAAGCATCCGGAAGTTTTTTATTCTTCAAGAGCTTTGCTAGATGAGAATGGCcgtccctttttttctttttgaatTCGGCAGGAAAGACTCTAGAAGCAAGGTCGTTCAGCGATTGGATTTCTGATGCGGTGAGGTCCACATGCAATATGACCGGATCAGTTGGGCTCGAAAGTAAATCGTCAAAATAGCTGTGGGCATAACTGACAGCAAATGCCCGGTCTTTGAAGTAAAGGTAGGGCCGCCGCTGCGTTAACTGGATGGGTGGCACGCTGGCAGCATGACGCCAGACTGGCGCAAATACCCTCCTTTGAGTCAAAGACGGCGCGGCAGATTTCTGCGGAGCCGGCCCAGCTTCGTCGCCCGAATCATCATCAATAACAATGGCCTCCTCTATTGAGCGACCGGTCGCCTGCACCCTCGCcggtgggaggtgaggaatACGCGGAGGAGGGATGCGAGACGTCGGAATCAGGGCAGCCTGTCTCACGCTCGCCTTCGCTGGGTTTCGTACTTGGTCTGGCTTTTCGATGTTTGGGAGAATATTCGGAGGTATTCTGGGCCGAGAaa from Podospora pseudopauciseta strain CBS 411.78 chromosome 3, whole genome shotgun sequence encodes the following:
- a CDS encoding hypothetical protein (EggNog:ENOG503P0YJ; COG:S), with the translated sequence MNWPDISPNNATPSNGLAPSNGEPPAKRPRLEREQTDREDALNRCPTKQVFPRIFKCLDTLREHGDKTPQLGRENSQNTSLETSIPKQFARISPGPIHSSSSISRPRIPPNILPNIEKPDQVRNPAKASVRQAALIPTSRIPPPRIPHLPPARVQATGRSIEEAIVIDDDSGDEAGPAPQKSAAPSLTQRRVFAPVWRHAASVPPIQLTQRRPYLYFKDRAFAVSYAHSYFDDLLSSPTDPVILHVDLTASEIQSLNDLASRVFPAEFKKKKRDGHSHLAKLLKNKKLPDALSSVLGAWEADPNRRMLFPGREKEDLENFLKDLKNRQLNDRPASIILRKDEANRQGKFLRESKISSLLFAREIMGSRGYGSMRRPQNLDNEIRKCREDELALRAEWAGGAGDIITIVWISDDGFICGTTEHSDSHNQQYNKPGNLVLGSCSLKTIRAYPDHRIVRPIVERGENSTDAMRRSQDPWLYSSVVSSAYDAIHDRAYTSGFDCCVKVWRAEPSGASMSLLGEWKHEGNVNFVIASKHSSGMVATAADVAAGAVRVYKINEEDISGSPFGRLYCSRVTDERGNLVPTEKWAYYPATMQWGICEEVQHLLLVGYSPRSRTGDDLDIPEDRKNSGELCLWDGLTGKRLNILSAEKSNIFEVLWHPSQASFIAATSPSGLDLEPKTKTQIRIFRPTDPAEDGTAQFSAIKVLDCPALDINELTIMPNSPAYCYVTAGCTNGKVYVWDTAPGRGLVHLLEHGQPIDECEGDREKYDVGVKFTAWGTSPDRFYTGSSDGVVKVWDIRSFDKPLVRLLLEAPAPIACGVFSPDKSRLVVGDASGRVFVLSVYEEDDNPKPKDKIKLPNGMMREVERPHQIIPHPEPEPPAQDAEGRALPPPEVETPWAIARAYLASGQLIMHPKRTIGAVQGPNYSSTGLFCAEAHLNGDPNAPLLGQWLCNQQEEKATSRGSSSRIHHLSLKPIREQPGLGEVHLRNMSRDVLNLNSLPEHTKRELEREVDFELLGEYTLPYEELPKMEEGDGDEDEDEDMDEL